One genomic segment of Paenibacillus sp. FSL H8-0332 includes these proteins:
- a CDS encoding carbohydrate ABC transporter permease codes for MLKTTKNTGLYLLMSLIAVLQLFPLYWLVVSAFKNNSEIIGGVVWALPTEWRFSNFSEAWVSAKVNQYFFNSVSVTLITLFCVLLFASMMAYALTRMRFKYNGLILFILLMGVMVPIHATLIPLFMILKNLGILSSRLSIILPYIAVNLPIGVYMLSAFLRSMPKELEEAAFIDGCGVVKSFFKVVLPLLKPPLASVAIFVFLAVWNELLMAATFIQKEALRTLPLGLMNFSGQYSISWGPLAAAMVISTLPILLAYVLFSDQMEKSFTAGAILK; via the coding sequence ATGCTGAAGACTACCAAAAACACAGGCCTCTATCTACTGATGAGCCTCATTGCCGTCCTCCAGTTGTTCCCGCTCTACTGGCTTGTGGTAAGTGCTTTCAAGAATAATTCGGAGATTATCGGCGGAGTGGTCTGGGCGCTCCCCACGGAGTGGCGGTTTAGCAATTTCTCAGAGGCCTGGGTAAGCGCCAAGGTGAATCAATACTTTTTCAACAGTGTGTCGGTTACGCTGATTACCCTATTTTGCGTGCTGCTGTTCGCTTCGATGATGGCTTACGCGCTGACACGGATGAGATTCAAATATAACGGACTGATTCTGTTTATTCTGCTGATGGGGGTCATGGTGCCGATTCATGCTACGCTGATCCCGCTGTTCATGATCCTGAAGAATCTCGGCATTCTCAGCTCGCGGTTGTCGATTATCCTGCCGTACATCGCTGTGAATCTGCCGATTGGCGTCTATATGCTGTCGGCGTTCCTGCGGAGCATGCCGAAGGAGCTGGAGGAGGCTGCGTTCATCGACGGCTGCGGGGTGGTGAAGTCCTTCTTCAAGGTCGTGCTGCCGCTGCTGAAGCCGCCGCTTGCCTCGGTTGCGATCTTTGTGTTCCTCGCCGTATGGAATGAGCTGCTGATGGCGGCAACCTTCATCCAGAAGGAAGCGCTGCGGACGCTGCCGCTCGGGCTGATGAACTTCAGCGGCCAATATAGCATTAGCTGGGGACCGCTGGCTGCAGCAATGGTAATCTCTACGCTGCCGATTCTGCTCGCTTATGTGCTGTTCAGCGACCAGATGGAGAAGAGCTTCACCGCAGGCGCAATTCTGAAATGA
- a CDS encoding sugar ABC transporter permease: MERALSDKKLIALFLVPGLTVFLVFYFVPILMTAYYSFQKWDGINPMAFVGLDNYTKMFTADKSFWKAVWNSVAFLLTGVFVQLPLSFGLALLVSRKMKGRKWFRNIYFFPVVMSTTMVSLLWVKIYDPNIGMLNTLLEAVHLGSWAQAWLGDTKTALLSVLIVTTWHYVGYNMLILFAGIQGISEQYYEAAKLDGAVGWKAVRYITLPLLSDVLRICVVLNVIYALKTFESVYVMTNGGPLHSTTMIALKMFQEAFLKQNFGYGSALAVFMVLECLIIAWVLNKVLTREKIEY, from the coding sequence ATGGAAAGAGCGCTCTCGGATAAGAAATTAATCGCTTTGTTTCTAGTGCCCGGCTTAACCGTGTTTCTGGTCTTCTATTTCGTGCCGATCCTCATGACGGCGTATTACAGCTTCCAGAAGTGGGACGGAATTAACCCTATGGCCTTCGTGGGCCTGGACAATTACACCAAGATGTTCACGGCAGATAAAAGCTTCTGGAAGGCGGTATGGAACAGTGTGGCCTTCCTGCTGACAGGCGTCTTCGTACAGCTCCCGCTCTCGTTCGGCCTGGCGCTGCTGGTCTCCCGCAAAATGAAGGGACGCAAATGGTTCCGCAATATCTACTTCTTCCCGGTGGTCATGTCAACGACGATGGTCAGTCTGCTGTGGGTTAAAATCTACGATCCGAACATCGGGATGCTGAACACGCTGCTGGAAGCTGTTCACCTGGGCAGCTGGGCGCAAGCCTGGCTTGGAGATACCAAGACGGCACTCTTGTCAGTCCTGATCGTAACAACCTGGCATTATGTAGGCTATAACATGCTGATCCTGTTCGCCGGAATTCAAGGCATCTCGGAGCAGTATTATGAGGCTGCGAAGCTGGATGGAGCCGTCGGCTGGAAGGCTGTCCGTTATATCACGCTTCCGTTATTGTCTGATGTGCTGCGGATCTGTGTCGTACTGAACGTGATTTACGCGCTCAAGACCTTTGAAAGTGTGTATGTTATGACCAATGGCGGACCGCTGCATTCCACGACCATGATTGCCCTGAAAATGTTCCAGGAAGCGTTCCTGAAGCAGAACTTCGGCTACGGCAGCGCGCTTGCGGTGTTCATGGTGCTGGAGTGCCTGATCATCGCCTGGGTGCTGAATAAAGTGCTGACCCGTGAAAAAATTGAATATTAA
- a CDS encoding alpha/beta hydrolase, producing the protein MAGTAEITRPEKGRKKRRLWLKILGGIIGALVLFIGITFIVNVISTGIEKKKIESYGQYVNVEGKKMNVLIQGSGEQTIVLLPGQGTASPVLDFKLLIDQLTPSYKVVAIEPFGYGLSDGTDKERTTENIISEIHEAVQQLGLKRYILMGHSITGLYSVSYVNAYPDEVQAFVGIDSSVPNQPGMDVKLPLKAMKFAKDSGVMRLLTKLGGDSFKSLDYDEHTKEQMGLITSVHGSNSTLMNELSHLGSNFKNGEKLKYPQDLPVLLFAQSNNEHNKQWIPLHEEQAKQSSQGKLIPMVGSHYLHHTKYKEIAEEFKEYMKTVQLKQAK; encoded by the coding sequence ATGGCAGGAACCGCTGAAATAACTAGACCTGAAAAGGGACGCAAGAAACGGAGATTATGGTTGAAAATATTAGGTGGCATCATCGGAGCGCTGGTGCTGTTCATAGGCATCACCTTTATTGTTAATGTTATCAGTACCGGAATAGAGAAGAAGAAGATCGAATCGTACGGGCAATACGTCAATGTAGAAGGCAAAAAGATGAATGTGCTTATTCAAGGCAGCGGGGAACAGACCATAGTTCTTCTGCCGGGGCAAGGCACAGCCTCGCCTGTGCTGGACTTCAAGCTGCTGATAGACCAATTGACGCCTTCCTACAAAGTGGTGGCCATTGAGCCTTTCGGTTACGGCCTAAGCGATGGTACGGATAAAGAAAGAACGACAGAGAATATCATCAGTGAAATTCATGAAGCTGTGCAGCAGCTCGGTCTGAAGCGTTACATTCTGATGGGACATTCCATTACGGGACTCTACTCCGTGTCTTATGTGAATGCTTATCCGGATGAGGTTCAAGCCTTCGTAGGGATAGACAGCAGTGTACCCAATCAGCCAGGCATGGATGTGAAATTGCCGCTGAAAGCGATGAAGTTTGCTAAAGATTCAGGTGTGATGCGGCTGCTAACGAAGTTGGGCGGAGATTCGTTTAAATCGCTTGACTATGATGAGCACACCAAAGAACAGATGGGGCTGATCACCAGTGTACACGGCAGTAACTCCACACTGATGAACGAGCTCAGCCACCTTGGCTCCAATTTCAAAAATGGCGAAAAGCTGAAATACCCGCAGGACCTGCCCGTTCTGCTGTTCGCGCAATCCAATAACGAGCATAACAAGCAGTGGATTCCGCTGCATGAGGAACAGGCGAAGCAGTCTTCACAGGGGAAATTGATCCCGATGGTAGGCTCCCATTACCTGCATCATACGAAGTACAAAGAAATCGCCGAGGAATTCAAGGAATACATGAAGACTGTTCAATTGAAGCAAGCGAAGTAA
- a CDS encoding ABC transporter ATP-binding protein, producing MIELMHVSQRYRTREVLKDVTFTAEKGQITCLIGVNGAGKSTVLKTVMGLTPIQGGSIQIDGKPISPNTYEQISYIPDHLAIPASMKLSDALQFMEDFYNSWNRGRADELMRFFDLDGKERAGRLSKGNAAKFNLVLGLAQNSDYVIMDEPFAGIDLFIRERIAEVFSSELVGNRGVLLTTHEVREIEHLIDKAVLLRDGTVARSIECEQVRMEENKSVVDIMKEVLLP from the coding sequence TTGATTGAACTTATGCATGTTAGCCAACGATACAGAACCAGGGAGGTCCTTAAGGATGTCACATTCACTGCCGAGAAGGGACAGATCACTTGTCTGATCGGAGTTAATGGAGCAGGTAAATCCACTGTACTCAAAACGGTAATGGGACTTACACCGATTCAGGGGGGAAGCATTCAGATTGATGGCAAGCCGATTAGCCCGAATACTTATGAACAGATATCCTATATCCCGGACCATTTGGCTATTCCAGCTTCCATGAAGCTCTCTGATGCACTTCAGTTCATGGAAGACTTCTATAACAGCTGGAACAGGGGGAGGGCAGACGAACTTATGCGTTTCTTCGATCTTGATGGCAAGGAACGGGCGGGGCGCTTGTCGAAGGGGAATGCCGCGAAGTTCAATCTGGTGCTCGGCTTGGCTCAGAATTCCGATTATGTGATTATGGACGAGCCCTTTGCCGGGATTGACTTGTTCATCCGGGAGAGGATCGCAGAGGTGTTCTCCAGTGAGCTGGTCGGCAACCGCGGTGTACTCCTGACGACACACGAAGTAAGAGAGATTGAGCATCTGATCGACAAAGCCGTGTTACTGCGTGATGGAACTGTAGCCCGTAGTATTGAATGCGAACAAGTCCGAATGGAGGAGAACAAATCTGTCGTTGATATCATGAAGGAGGTGCTTCTCCCTTGA
- a CDS encoding MFS transporter, producing the protein MNQHDQSANPPSLFRNRFLQTILLSSVLLQIGIWVRNFAILLYVAERTNNDPYAISLISVAEFAPIFVFSFIGGTFADRWRPKLTMIWCDSLSAVSVFAVLLSIHFGSWESVYLVAFISAILSQFSQPSSMRLFKFHVPEEQLQQGMALFQSLMAIFMVLGPMLGTFVYSTFGLEISIAVMGVAFLLSALVLIRLPEDHMEARTAQTKGQFRKDFTEGFRYVWQSQVLRMLGLAFVLAGLAVGAAQALNLFIVTERLGQSKSFLQYMLMVNGAAMLIGGGIVAAFAKKVPPQLLLAMGMLAGAVCTTIVGFSTSIPLTLTIQFLNGLMFPCIHIGISTMILRWSNSSIVGRVNGVLNPMFVGMMVVSMSFAGALKSALPLSTIYSGAGLLFLLGALMMLPIMKHKAPEQAQAAQ; encoded by the coding sequence TTGAATCAGCATGACCAAAGCGCAAATCCACCAAGCCTGTTCCGTAACCGCTTCCTGCAGACGATTCTGTTATCCAGCGTGCTGCTGCAAATCGGGATCTGGGTGCGTAATTTTGCGATTCTGCTGTATGTTGCGGAGAGGACCAACAATGATCCCTACGCCATTTCGCTGATCAGTGTAGCGGAGTTCGCGCCAATATTTGTATTTTCCTTCATTGGAGGGACCTTTGCGGACCGGTGGCGTCCGAAGTTGACGATGATCTGGTGCGACTCCCTGTCTGCGGTATCGGTGTTCGCCGTTCTGCTCAGTATTCACTTCGGTTCCTGGGAATCCGTGTATCTGGTCGCATTCATCTCGGCCATTCTGTCGCAGTTCTCCCAGCCTTCCAGTATGCGGTTATTCAAGTTCCATGTACCGGAAGAACAATTACAGCAAGGGATGGCGCTCTTCCAATCGCTGATGGCCATCTTCATGGTTCTCGGACCGATGTTAGGCACTTTCGTATACAGTACCTTCGGCCTTGAGATCTCCATCGCCGTAATGGGCGTTGCTTTTCTGCTGTCGGCGCTCGTGCTTATTCGTCTGCCGGAGGATCATATGGAAGCCCGGACGGCTCAGACTAAGGGGCAATTCCGTAAGGACTTCACCGAAGGCTTCCGGTATGTCTGGCAGAGCCAGGTGCTGCGGATGCTCGGACTTGCGTTTGTATTGGCGGGACTTGCGGTGGGCGCAGCCCAGGCACTGAATCTGTTCATTGTCACCGAGCGCTTGGGCCAAAGTAAGAGCTTCCTGCAATACATGCTTATGGTCAATGGTGCAGCCATGCTGATCGGGGGAGGAATCGTAGCCGCCTTCGCCAAAAAAGTTCCGCCCCAGCTGCTGCTCGCCATGGGGATGCTGGCCGGTGCCGTATGTACCACCATTGTCGGGTTCTCGACCAGCATTCCGCTCACGCTGACCATCCAGTTCCTGAACGGGCTAATGTTCCCTTGCATTCATATCGGGATCAGTACGATGATTCTGAGATGGTCTAATAGCTCGATTGTCGGCCGGGTCAACGGGGTGCTGAATCCGATGTTCGTCGGGATGATGGTGGTATCCATGTCGTTCGCCGGTGCGCTGAAGAGCGCCTTGCCGCTCAGTACCATCTATAGCGGCGCTGGACTCCTATTCCTCCTTGGCGCACTCATGATGTTGCCGATCATGAAGCATAAGGCGCCGGAGCAGGCACAGGCTGCGCAATAA
- a CDS encoding response regulator encodes MNTAPVARVLIVDDEYYFRQLLIRLVDWEAAGFEVAAEADDGSAALQIIGEQSIDLIITDIEMPNMNGLEFIGEVRKLNSAAKLIFITSYDNFSYAQQAISLGADHYLLKPVDEDAVERALHTIRTQLTEKWEAERYINRLRIKAGDVQEPQAGDARAQKRQSSGTALIGKTIAYVTAHYAEDTLSLQSTASALFVNPSYLSHAFKKETGESFVEYVTNVRLGEAMKLLSQGASEEEAPAPKIATIARQVGYKDPFYFSKCFKKRYGMTPNTVYSGTYSDT; translated from the coding sequence ATGAACACAGCACCGGTAGCCCGCGTCCTGATTGTGGATGACGAATATTATTTCAGGCAGCTGCTGATCCGTCTGGTGGACTGGGAAGCCGCCGGGTTCGAGGTGGCCGCAGAAGCCGATGACGGCTCAGCCGCATTGCAGATCATCGGGGAGCAGTCGATCGATCTCATCATTACGGATATTGAGATGCCGAATATGAACGGGCTTGAATTCATTGGGGAAGTCCGTAAGCTGAATTCGGCGGCCAAGCTGATTTTCATCACCAGCTACGATAATTTCTCTTATGCCCAGCAGGCCATATCGCTTGGAGCGGACCATTATCTGCTGAAGCCCGTCGATGAGGATGCTGTCGAACGGGCCCTCCACACGATCCGGACGCAGCTGACGGAGAAGTGGGAGGCGGAGCGCTACATCAACCGGCTCAGAATCAAAGCCGGGGATGTGCAGGAGCCGCAGGCAGGCGATGCCCGTGCGCAGAAGCGGCAGAGCAGCGGCACTGCCTTGATCGGCAAGACCATTGCCTATGTAACGGCGCATTATGCCGAGGATACGTTGTCACTCCAGAGTACGGCCAGCGCCCTGTTTGTGAACCCGAGCTATTTAAGCCATGCGTTCAAGAAGGAGACGGGCGAGTCTTTTGTGGAATATGTGACGAACGTCCGTCTTGGCGAGGCTATGAAGCTGCTCAGCCAAGGGGCTTCCGAGGAGGAAGCACCGGCTCCCAAGATTGCGACGATTGCCCGGCAGGTGGGCTATAAGGACCCGTTCTATTTCAGCAAATGCTTCAAGAAACGTTACGGAATGACCCCGAATACCGTCTACAGCGGTACCTATTCGGATACATAA
- a CDS encoding sensor histidine kinase, with protein MKRLRAHLPFLFSGSMPLRRKILLSNLLIVLLALVIFMVSIQRIVFNQTLERTTASSQQEVRLVKQSMETVFQSVQNFTKFVLINQDTQKLLSSDTGAGNDAAALKSIYNTLAAMLVTEPNIDSVIIESLSGDLYYTSNLTGVTRESLGIYPRAEIDAARGGAVWADSLTPDFLSGMEHKNMISVGRVIKSLESGTPLGYIYVNIDERTLARLYHNEQNPESATLVINRDGRIISANEASRVNQPVPEKSLTGWVKSVSQGTRTQEVAGDRYLVSLQSLAPYDWKVVQLVTISELTYGYWKIALLLAGFGLISILSAVLLSVLFARRLTRPLSQLSEVIVEVGSGNLERRAAADSEDEVGRLGATFNEMVERIQGLMVQVETEEKTKRMLELRLLYSQIKPHFLYNTLDTIRAMAVMSGAKDISKMLKALGEFYRVSLSNGQELITVAQEQKHLESYLYIQQIRFPKLNYRISFGPGLEACLVPTMLLQPLVENAIHHGIRGMADGGWCEITCEAESTDGQSLLCFTVRDNGKGMSEEQQRLIWSGHDNAERYSFGLRNIQDRIRLRFGGAYGILITSEPGQGVEVKLRLPLLKQTNEQEEGTVRL; from the coding sequence TTGAAGAGGTTACGGGCGCATCTGCCCTTTCTGTTCAGCGGAAGTATGCCGCTGCGGCGGAAGATTCTGCTAAGCAACCTCCTGATAGTCTTGCTGGCACTGGTGATTTTCATGGTCAGCATTCAGCGCATTGTCTTCAATCAGACCCTGGAACGGACCACAGCAAGCTCACAGCAGGAAGTGCGACTGGTCAAGCAGTCCATGGAGACGGTGTTCCAGTCGGTCCAGAATTTCACCAAGTTCGTGCTGATTAACCAGGACACGCAGAAGCTGCTCAGCAGCGATACCGGTGCCGGCAATGATGCTGCTGCACTGAAGTCGATCTACAATACACTGGCTGCAATGCTGGTGACTGAGCCGAATATTGATTCCGTTATTATTGAGTCCTTGAGCGGCGACCTCTATTACACCTCCAACCTGACCGGCGTGACCCGGGAGAGTCTGGGGATCTATCCCAGAGCGGAGATCGACGCAGCCAGAGGCGGGGCGGTCTGGGCGGATTCGCTTACGCCTGACTTTCTGTCCGGGATGGAGCACAAGAATATGATCAGTGTGGGCAGGGTCATTAAGAGCCTGGAGAGCGGGACCCCGCTTGGCTATATCTATGTCAACATTGACGAGCGGACGCTTGCCCGCCTCTATCATAATGAACAGAACCCGGAGAGCGCTACGCTGGTCATTAACCGGGACGGAAGAATCATCTCTGCGAATGAAGCCTCAAGGGTGAACCAGCCGGTCCCGGAGAAATCCCTTACGGGCTGGGTCAAGTCAGTCTCACAAGGGACCCGGACCCAGGAGGTCGCCGGAGACCGTTATTTAGTATCCCTACAGAGTCTCGCCCCCTATGACTGGAAGGTAGTCCAACTGGTGACGATATCGGAGCTAACCTACGGGTACTGGAAAATCGCCTTGCTGCTGGCCGGGTTCGGCCTGATCAGCATCCTGTCGGCCGTGCTTCTGTCTGTTCTGTTCGCCCGCCGGCTGACCCGGCCGCTCAGCCAGCTTAGCGAGGTGATTGTCGAGGTGGGCAGCGGGAATCTGGAGCGGCGCGCTGCTGCCGATTCTGAGGACGAGGTCGGGCGGCTCGGAGCTACCTTCAATGAAATGGTGGAGCGCATCCAAGGCTTGATGGTCCAGGTGGAGACGGAAGAGAAGACCAAACGGATGCTGGAGCTGCGGCTGCTCTATTCGCAGATCAAGCCTCATTTCCTGTACAATACACTGGACACGATCCGTGCGATGGCTGTGATGTCGGGGGCGAAGGACATCAGCAAGATGCTAAAAGCGTTGGGAGAGTTCTACCGGGTATCGCTTAGCAACGGACAGGAGCTGATTACGGTGGCCCAGGAGCAGAAGCATCTGGAGAGCTACCTGTATATTCAGCAGATCCGTTTCCCTAAGCTGAACTACCGGATATCATTCGGGCCGGGACTGGAAGCTTGCCTGGTGCCGACCATGCTGCTTCAGCCGCTGGTCGAGAATGCGATCCACCATGGCATTAGAGGGATGGCGGACGGCGGCTGGTGTGAAATTACCTGCGAAGCGGAAAGCACGGACGGACAGAGTCTGCTCTGCTTCACCGTCCGCGACAACGGCAAAGGCATGAGCGAAGAGCAGCAGCGGCTGATCTGGTCCGGGCATGATAACGCGGAGAGGTACAGCTTCGGACTCCGAAATATTCAGGACCGCATCCGCCTTCGGTTCGGAGGAGCTTATGGAATCCTAATAACCTCTGAGCCGGGACAGGGCGTAGAAGTGAAGCTGCGCTTGCCGCTGCTTAAGCAGACGAACGAACAGGAAGAGGGGACAGTCAGACTATGA
- a CDS encoding extracellular solute-binding protein, which produces MFGKKLGVVAASIALSSVVLSACGGANGNEGATQNQDAKAAEGTESVSLWMFDADPMYQAAAEATAAEVGVDLNYEYIQDETYKTKISVALAANELPDVFQQHAGKSYRTPVLQSKTVAPLNDTLDSTGLGAKFLDNQLVKEEDGNIYSVPSNISTTLVFYYNKKLMNDLGATPPATWDDLQALVTKADDKGIIPIALGGKERWQGDLLYNLLVARQDVNAFDHAIKGDAKFTDAPFVDAAKQVTSLVSSNAFQKGFLGSAYLDAQELFKNDKALIWIDGSFNFGALSKAMGDNLGYIAFPKTGAEDVYSATIGFQNSAAPYSLFVNNSSKHLDKAKEFAIKLSLKLNDDFVRKGLPGYAASEVKSESQNEQLSAYASDISKTTKTQAMWFGLLSADTGQEYRDMTQQLYGGNLTPEEYTAQLETLLRSAE; this is translated from the coding sequence ATGTTCGGAAAAAAGCTTGGGGTAGTTGCAGCATCCATCGCGCTTAGCAGTGTAGTGCTTAGTGCTTGCGGAGGAGCCAATGGTAACGAAGGGGCAACTCAGAATCAGGATGCGAAAGCGGCGGAAGGCACGGAATCTGTCTCCTTATGGATGTTCGATGCAGATCCGATGTATCAGGCTGCTGCCGAGGCTACCGCAGCGGAAGTCGGCGTGGATTTGAATTATGAGTACATACAAGACGAGACCTACAAGACCAAAATCAGTGTTGCGCTGGCTGCCAATGAGCTTCCGGATGTCTTCCAGCAGCATGCCGGGAAGTCCTACCGGACACCTGTGCTGCAATCGAAAACAGTTGCCCCGCTGAACGATACCCTGGATTCCACAGGACTTGGCGCGAAATTTCTGGACAACCAGCTGGTGAAGGAGGAAGACGGCAATATCTATTCCGTTCCTTCCAATATCAGTACAACCCTGGTCTTCTACTATAACAAAAAGCTGATGAACGATCTGGGCGCTACGCCTCCGGCAACCTGGGACGATCTTCAGGCGCTTGTAACCAAGGCCGATGATAAAGGGATCATCCCTATCGCGCTCGGCGGCAAAGAAAGATGGCAGGGCGATCTGCTGTACAACCTGCTCGTAGCTCGTCAGGACGTTAACGCCTTCGACCATGCGATTAAAGGCGATGCCAAGTTTACCGATGCTCCATTTGTTGATGCAGCGAAGCAGGTAACCTCACTGGTAAGCAGCAATGCCTTCCAGAAGGGCTTCCTCGGCTCGGCTTACCTGGATGCCCAGGAGCTGTTCAAGAATGATAAGGCTCTGATCTGGATTGACGGCAGCTTCAACTTCGGCGCGCTGTCGAAGGCTATGGGCGATAATCTCGGATATATCGCATTCCCGAAGACAGGTGCTGAAGATGTCTACAGTGCAACGATCGGCTTCCAGAACTCGGCGGCGCCTTACTCCCTGTTCGTGAACAACAGCTCCAAGCACCTGGACAAAGCCAAGGAATTCGCCATTAAGCTGTCCCTTAAGCTCAATGATGATTTCGTACGCAAAGGCCTGCCGGGCTATGCGGCCAGCGAGGTGAAGTCGGAGTCGCAGAATGAGCAGCTCTCCGCCTATGCTTCCGATATCAGCAAAACAACCAAAACCCAGGCGATGTGGTTCGGCCTGCTGTCGGCAGATACAGGTCAGGAATACCGCGATATGACGCAGCAGCTCTATGGCGGCAATCTGACGCCGGAGGAATACACGGCACAGCTGGAAACGCTGCTCCGTTCGGCAGAGTAG
- a CDS encoding GntR family transcriptional regulator codes for MNTVNDWSGISFNSRDPVYSQVVRLFKEKIVTGVIQSGQTIPSRRELAALLKINPNTAQRAYKEMEDQRLIITEGNSPSRVTLELDVLRQIRAELLGTAVEAFVASIRNIDVPLDELLNVVQQKYTEAQTEISQNPPGDSVDDGRGGTNLD; via the coding sequence TTGAACACAGTCAACGATTGGTCCGGCATCTCCTTCAATAGCCGTGATCCTGTTTATTCTCAAGTCGTTCGCCTTTTCAAAGAGAAGATCGTAACCGGCGTTATTCAGTCCGGGCAAACCATACCGTCCAGAAGAGAGCTGGCAGCACTGTTAAAGATCAACCCGAATACGGCTCAGCGGGCCTATAAAGAAATGGAGGATCAGCGATTGATTATAACTGAGGGGAACTCCCCAAGCCGCGTCACTCTGGAACTGGATGTATTAAGGCAAATCCGTGCGGAGCTGCTCGGTACAGCCGTTGAGGCCTTCGTGGCTTCCATTCGCAACATCGATGTTCCTCTTGACGAGCTGTTGAATGTAGTTCAACAGAAATATACCGAGGCACAAACAGAAATCAGCCAGAATCCCCCGGGAGACTCCGTTGATGATGGAAGAGGAGGAACGAATCTTGATTGA
- a CDS encoding 5'-nucleotidase C-terminal domain-containing protein: MMEPAASRNLRKIVIIATSDVHGNLWGYRYEDGLDTVNDGLARVAAYVRELRESGTEVLLIDNGDVFQGNMLTDDVYNKRPDDGHPVAAALNAMGYAALTLGNHEFNFGLGLIERIKQELSFPVLAANVWDTEGRPFAHPYVILEQQGIRIAVIGLTNPNVPRWDGSKVEGLRFGHMAETAQPIAAALRAEGKADLIVISAHAGMVAEFDEEGGSDAAGQIAELVPEADALLVGHMHITVNQRIGNTVIGGPRDRGREVVRFDLTLELEGGQPKVVNREVTVVDMSGWKPDPEVRSLIAEAHEETLRFIAEGGGGPSIEGEGGILGYAAADFQPPEENAGLPAGRVQDTAVITLIQRAMLEASGADVAATSLFNDKADLKQGPLTYADVYRIYPFDNVLYVVTVTGKELKAYMEASAAHFRQWQPGDTNIAADPEVPSYLYDMFAGVNYQIDISQPVGQRIIHLGYRGRPLADTYELQLAVNNYRYSSLLKASGLVSAVKHWESDCSVRDMLVSYIRERQTIIPEVDHNWSIVGMD, encoded by the coding sequence ATGATGGAACCGGCAGCAAGCCGTAACCTGCGCAAGATCGTGATTATTGCTACCTCGGATGTTCACGGCAATCTGTGGGGCTACCGTTACGAAGACGGACTTGATACAGTAAATGACGGGCTCGCCAGAGTAGCCGCTTATGTCCGGGAGCTTAGAGAGAGCGGGACAGAGGTTCTGCTAATCGATAACGGTGACGTCTTCCAGGGGAATATGCTGACTGACGATGTCTATAATAAGCGGCCGGATGACGGGCATCCGGTCGCGGCAGCGCTTAATGCCATGGGCTATGCCGCGCTGACCTTGGGCAACCATGAGTTTAACTTCGGCCTTGGCCTGATTGAGCGAATCAAGCAGGAGCTGAGCTTCCCGGTGCTGGCTGCGAATGTATGGGATACGGAAGGCAGACCGTTTGCACATCCGTATGTGATCCTTGAGCAGCAGGGCATCCGGATTGCGGTCATCGGACTGACGAATCCCAACGTTCCGCGCTGGGATGGAAGCAAGGTTGAGGGCCTGAGGTTCGGCCATATGGCCGAAACCGCGCAGCCGATTGCCGCAGCCCTCCGCGCGGAAGGAAAGGCGGACCTGATTGTGATCAGCGCCCATGCGGGCATGGTCGCAGAATTCGATGAAGAGGGCGGCTCGGATGCCGCCGGACAGATTGCGGAGCTTGTCCCTGAAGCAGATGCACTGTTGGTTGGTCATATGCATATTACTGTGAACCAGCGAATTGGGAATACTGTTATTGGAGGCCCACGGGACCGGGGGCGGGAAGTTGTACGCTTCGACCTGACGCTGGAGCTGGAAGGCGGCCAGCCCAAGGTCGTGAACCGCGAGGTCACAGTGGTAGATATGAGCGGCTGGAAGCCGGACCCGGAAGTCCGCAGTCTGATTGCCGAGGCACATGAAGAGACGCTCCGGTTCATCGCCGAAGGCGGCGGAGGCCCTTCGATAGAAGGGGAGGGCGGCATTCTGGGCTATGCGGCTGCCGACTTCCAGCCTCCTGAAGAGAATGCCGGCCTGCCGGCGGGACGAGTGCAGGATACGGCGGTCATTACCTTGATCCAGCGGGCCATGCTGGAGGCCAGCGGAGCGGATGTTGCCGCTACAAGCCTGTTCAACGACAAGGCGGATCTGAAGCAGGGACCGCTGACGTATGCTGACGTCTACCGCATTTATCCTTTTGATAATGTATTGTATGTCGTTACGGTCACCGGCAAAGAGCTGAAGGCTTATATGGAAGCTTCGGCTGCCCATTTCCGGCAGTGGCAGCCGGGGGACACGAATATTGCCGCCGATCCCGAGGTGCCCAGCTACCTCTACGATATGTTCGCCGGAGTCAATTATCAGATCGATATCTCGCAGCCGGTAGGCCAGCGGATCATCCACCTGGGATACCGGGGCAGACCGCTTGCCGACACGTACGAGTTGCAGCTTGCCGTCAACAACTACCGTTACAGCAGCCTGTTGAAGGCCTCGGGACTGGTCAGCGCCGTAAAGCATTGGGAGTCGGACTGCAGCGTCCGCGATATGCTGGTCAGCTACATCCGGGAGCGCCAGACGATCATACCTGAGGTCGATCATAACTGGTCTATTGTGGGAATGGATTGA